The sequence CGGCGGACCGGAGGGAGGCGCCCCTTCCTCTCTCTTGCTCGCTTGTCTGACGCAGCCCACGCCACCCAGGTTTGCGCGCGGGCCGCCGGGGTGTGGTCAAGACGGCGCCACGTTACTGCAAGGACACGAGGTCCAGGTAGCGAACGGACGGGTGTCCCCCACTTTAGAGTGGTGTGGACTCGCGTCAGCACGTGATCATCGGGAGGCGGCGGCCGAAATGGCAGACGGGCACGACTCGGGTCGCGGCGACGCCGACCCCCTGGAGCGCTATTTCCGGCCGCGTCCCGGCGCCCACGCGGCCGAGGACGACGGCGACATCGAGGGCGTGACCATCGACGGGATGCCCGCGCCGCGCGTCCCGGTGGAGAGCCCGCGCGGGCCGCGCCGGCCCGGCCGGGGGCTGAGCCCGCGCGCGGCGACGAGCGCGCGAAGGCAGAAGCGCTTCCTCACCCTCACCGGGACGGCCTCGGCGTTCGTGCTGCTGACCTCGGGCGGCGCGTGGGCGTTCCAGAACTACGTCACCGGCATGATCGACAAGGTCTCGGTCGGCGGGCTCGGCAAGGGCAAGGACACACCCAAGGGCGCCATGACCATCCTGGTGGCGGGCGTCGACCGGCGCGAGGGCCTGACGAAGGAGCAGCAGAAGGCCGCCAAGCTCGGGCACGAGGCGGGCGAGCGCTCCGACACGATGCTGCTGGTGCACGTTTCCCGCGACCACGACAGCGTCTCGGTCGTGAGCCTTCCCCGCGACTCCTACGTGACGATCCCGGGGCACCGGTCCAACGGGTCGGAGGGCGCCAAGGGGACGCGGGTCCCGGCCCGTCCGGGCAAGCTCACCTGGGCCTACCAGTTCGGGGGGCCCGACCTCACCGTCAGCACGATCAAGCAGGCGACCGGCGTGTCGATCGACCACTACGTCGAGGTGAACTTCTACGGGTTCGTGCGCATGGTGGACGCGATCGGCGGCGTGGACGTGTGCACCGAGCAGGCCGTCGACGACAAGAAGAGCGGCCTGCGGCTCCCGGCCGGAAAGTCGCACGTGGACGGCCTGAAGGCGCTCGCGTTCGCCCGCGCCCGCTACTCCCTGACCGGCGGCAGCGACCTCGGCCGCATCGACCGCCAGCAGCAGTTCATGGCGGCGATGCTGAAGCAGGCGCTGTCGACGAAGACGCTCGGCGACCCGGTCAAGTCCACGAGGTTCCTGAACGCCTCGCTGAAGTCGCTGCGCGTCGACGAGAAGCTGGCCGACAACCTGCCGGGGCTCGCCGACCAGATGAAGAACCTCTCGACCGACGACCTCACGTTCGCGAAGGTGCCGCTCTCGAACCCGGCCTACAACGCCGTGCTGTGGAACGCGCCGTCGGCGCAGTCGACCGTCCAGTGGGACCAGCACAAGGCGCGCGACCTGTTCACCCGGCTCCGCCGCGACCAGCCGCTCGCGACGCAGAGCCCGAAGCCGAGCGCCACGCCGACGAAGAAGTCCGGGGACGAGCCGACGGTGCCGCCGGACGAGATCTCCGTCCGCGTCCTCAACGCGATCGGCACCCGCGGCCTGGCCACCAAGGCGGGCGGCGAGCTCCGCGAGGCCGGCTTCAAGGTGACCGTCGTACCGGGCGTGGCGCGGCGCGGGCAGCAGACGACGCAGATCCTCTACGGGCCGGGACGGGAGGACTCGGCCAAGACCCTCGCCGCCGCGATCCCGGACGCCAAGCGCAAGAAGGTCTCCTCGCTCGGCTCCCAGGTGCAGGTGATGGTCGGCGCGGACTGGGACGGCGCGGACTGGGCCGGCGTGAAGGAGGTCGAGGTGAAGGAGTCGCCGAGCGCGCAGCCGTCGGGAGGGTCCGCCATCGAGACCGGCACGGCCACCCAGAAGCTCTGCGGCTGAGCGGGACGGTCCCCGCCGCCGCCCCCGCCTTCTAGAATGCATTTCTAGTCGCGAGCGGGGAGGAAGCAGCATGGGCGAGGACGTGCCCGCCGAGTCGTTCTACGAGCCGCTCGGCGGCGGGAGGTTCGCCTCCACGGCCGCGACGGCGGGCCCCTGGTCGCCGGGCCTCCAGCACGGCGGGCCGTTCTCGGCGCTCATCGGGCGGGCCTTCGAGCGGCACGACCCCGCCCCCGGCACCCGGCTGGCGCGGGTCACGGTCGAGATCCTCAGTCCCGTGCCCGTGGCGGAGCTGGAGGTCGGCGTGCGCGTGGTCCGCCCCGGCAGGAGGGTCGCCTTCCTCGAAGGCGAGATCACGCACGAGGGGCGGCCGGTCGCCCGCGCGAGCGCCTGGCGGATCATGGCGGCCCCCTCCCGGCTGGAGCCCGTCGTGCACGCCGCCGCGCCGCCTGACCTGCCCGGGACGCCGGAGCCGTTCGGCGAGTGGGCGGGCATGCACCGGGACGGCTACCTGTCCGCGCTGGAGTGGCGGCTCGTCCGCGGCGCCTTCGGCGCGCCCGGCCCGGGGACGGTCTGGGCGCGGCCGCGGATCCCGCTGGTGGCGGGCGAGGCCGACACCCCCCTCGTCCGCGCGCTGACGCTCGCCGACAGCGCGTCCGGCATCGGCAGCCAGCTCGACCCGGCCGAGTGGCTGATCATCAACACCGACGTGACCGTCGCGCTGCACCGCGATCCCGTGGGCGAGTGGCTGTGCCTCGCCGCGTCCCTGGACGCCGCACCGGGCGGCAGCGCGCTCTGCCAGGGGACGCTCGCCGACCGCTCCGGCGAGCTCGGCCGCGTCCTGCAGACCCTCCTCGTGGACGAGCGCCCGCCCGGCTGAACGCGGCCCGGAAGAGCGGGATCGCCACTCTGTGTCACTATTCTGCTACTGTGAGTAGCGCCTGGGCGACAGAGAGCAGAGTTCCCACCTCGTCAGGAGTGCAGAGATGTCCACAAGGATGCTCGGCTTGCTCACCACGACCGCCGCGATCTCCGTGGCGCTCGGCGGCGGCGTCGCCGCCGCGAGCGTCGCGCGCACCATGCCGCCGCCGGCCCCGCCGCGCGCGAACGCCCCATCCGGCACCAACCCGGCGTTCGACATGGACCCGTTCACCGTGAACACGGCGTCCGAACCGGCACCGGTACAGGCACCGAACGCGAACCCGAACCC is a genomic window of Actinomadura citrea containing:
- a CDS encoding thioesterase family protein, with amino-acid sequence MGEDVPAESFYEPLGGGRFASTAATAGPWSPGLQHGGPFSALIGRAFERHDPAPGTRLARVTVEILSPVPVAELEVGVRVVRPGRRVAFLEGEITHEGRPVARASAWRIMAAPSRLEPVVHAAAPPDLPGTPEPFGEWAGMHRDGYLSALEWRLVRGAFGAPGPGTVWARPRIPLVAGEADTPLVRALTLADSASGIGSQLDPAEWLIINTDVTVALHRDPVGEWLCLAASLDAAPGGSALCQGTLADRSGELGRVLQTLLVDERPPG
- a CDS encoding LCP family protein — protein: MADGHDSGRGDADPLERYFRPRPGAHAAEDDGDIEGVTIDGMPAPRVPVESPRGPRRPGRGLSPRAATSARRQKRFLTLTGTASAFVLLTSGGAWAFQNYVTGMIDKVSVGGLGKGKDTPKGAMTILVAGVDRREGLTKEQQKAAKLGHEAGERSDTMLLVHVSRDHDSVSVVSLPRDSYVTIPGHRSNGSEGAKGTRVPARPGKLTWAYQFGGPDLTVSTIKQATGVSIDHYVEVNFYGFVRMVDAIGGVDVCTEQAVDDKKSGLRLPAGKSHVDGLKALAFARARYSLTGGSDLGRIDRQQQFMAAMLKQALSTKTLGDPVKSTRFLNASLKSLRVDEKLADNLPGLADQMKNLSTDDLTFAKVPLSNPAYNAVLWNAPSAQSTVQWDQHKARDLFTRLRRDQPLATQSPKPSATPTKKSGDEPTVPPDEISVRVLNAIGTRGLATKAGGELREAGFKVTVVPGVARRGQQTTQILYGPGREDSAKTLAAAIPDAKRKKVSSLGSQVQVMVGADWDGADWAGVKEVEVKESPSAQPSGGSAIETGTATQKLCG